From the Glandiceps talaboti chromosome 10, keGlaTala1.1, whole genome shotgun sequence genome, one window contains:
- the LOC144441252 gene encoding uncharacterized protein LOC144441252 yields the protein MMLTNIISVLVVIALLQEVKAACDPNEKFECDSGRCIPIYWRCDGNKQCDNNEDEATCPNVECPSTYPFQCKSGKCLAEKWVCDRYLRQDCPDGDDQMNCPGGCNKDYHWECDDTVCIDSLGRCDGKQDCPDGSDEEGCDDISCKDDEFLCNSGQCIPLGQRCDQYVDCPGPDQEDEANCKNPRPCSDYEFQCDNGVCIWERFLCDGVEDCLHGEDESSCGLQCNQCGGAHKLGRSCHQLTTRACPSRQICAITIRQNWNNDLVYIVGCKGKKMCSKLIRRNAPGCNKGPMKVGEDDMCTFCCEDNYCNSVDNLPRIVKG from the exons ATGATGTTAACAAATATTATTTCGGTTCTGGTGGTGATCGCTTTATTGCAAGAAGTGAAAGCAG CATGTGATCCGAACGAGAAATTTGAATGTGATAGTGGTCGCTGTATTCCGATATATTGGCGTTGTGACGGCAATAAACAATGTGATAATAACGAAGATGAGGCAACATGCC CAAACGTTGAATGTCCATCAACATATCCATTTCAATGTAAAAGTGGAAAATGTCTAGCTGAGAAGTGGGTATGTGATCGTTATCTTCGGCAAGATTGCCCGGATGGAGATGATCAAATGAACTGTCCAg GTGGATGTAACAAAGACTATCATTGGGAGTGTGACGACACTGTCTGCATTGACTCTCTGGGCAGATGTGATGGTAAACAGGACTGTCCAGATGGTAGTGATGAGGAAGGATGTG ATGATATCTCGTGTAAAGATGACGAATTTCTCTGTAATTCAGGCCAGTGTATCCCTTTAGGTCAGAGGTGTGACCAGTACGTAGATTGCCCTGGTCCCGACCAAGAAGACGAAGCAAATTGCAAGAATCCCC GTCCCTGTAGTGACTACGAATTCCAGTGTGACAATGGAGTGTGTATTTGGGAGAGATTTCTATGTGATGGAGTGGAAGATTGTTTACATGGAGAGGATGAGAGCAGTTGTG GGCTACAGTGTAATCAGTGTGGTGGTGCACATAAACTTGGTAGATCGTGCCACCAGTTAACAACGAGGGCGTGTCCTTCTAGG CAAATATGTGCAATCACTATCAGACAGAATTGGAATAACGACTTGGTTTACATAGTTGGTTGCAAAGGCAAGAAG ATGTGTTCAAAACTAATACGGAGGAATGCACCAGGTTGTAATAAGGGCCCAATGAAAGTTGGAGAAGACGATATGTGCACCTTTTGCTGCGAAGACAATTATTGTAACTCGGTAGATAATCTACCACGTATCGTTAAAG GTTAA
- the LOC144441517 gene encoding uncharacterized protein LOC144441517, producing the protein MWILSIPTLAVLAVFSQDIYETEAYVCDSEFSFSCGDGNCYPNYLKCDGYPSCPNGEDEDNCGPSCKDCGGWVNNPDFCEVGKYPLVCTGDEACMSGVKKAKDGSLRYFIGCEDKSSCQKLEAKNPTECYKNPVKVSAKCVFCCDDDSCDSLSAVGGAKAV; encoded by the exons ATGTGGATATTATCAATTCCAACTCTTGCTGTTCTTGCAGTTTTTAGCCAAGACATCTATGAAACGGAAG CTTATGTCTGTGACAGTGAATTTAGCTTTTCATGTGGCGATGGAAATTGCTATCCAAACTACCTTAAATGTGACGGGTATCCATCATGCCCAAATGGGGAGGATGAAGACAATTGTG GTCCTTCATGTAAAGACTGTGGTGGATGGGTCAATAATCCGGACTTCTGTGAAGTAGGCAAATATCCCCTCGTCTGTACCGGAGAT GAAGCGTGTATGTCAGGCGTCAAAAAGGCAAAAGATGGTTCTCTCCGATATTTTATTGGATGCGAAGATAAATCT AGTTGCCAGAAACTAGAAGCCAAAAACCCAACCGAATGTTACAAAAACCCAGTCAAAGTCAGTGCAAAATGTGTCTTCTGCTGCGACGATGACTCATGTGACTCGTTGTCAGCTGTTGGGGGCGCTAAAGCGg TATAA
- the LOC144441082 gene encoding uncharacterized protein LOC144441082, producing MAYIYTLFTVWIVVASVNLFKGASADCTDDQFQCNSGLCIPLSYKCDQFPDCPDQEDEDNCPDKDCNAPDFKCDNSVCILGYLACNGVPNCKNGEDEKCGPECHVCDGWSKLTEQCHPGGYKFPPHCEKTTQQCATTIKRNKRGKLSYSIGCKSKKDCEKAGPARCKKDPVKIGKGEKCTICCEGNLCNDFSKIPNIKED from the exons atggcatacatatacacactttTCACCGTATGGATAGTTGTCGCTTCAGTAAATCTCTTCAAGGGAGCATCTGCTG ACTGTACAGACGATCAGTTCCAATGCAACTCGGGATTGTGTATTCCTTTAAGTTATAAATGCGACCAGTTTCCAGACTGTCCCGACCAGGAAGACGAAGATAATTGTCCAGACAAAG ATTGCAACGCCCCCGACTTCAAATGCGACAACAGTGTTTGCATACTAGGGTACTTGGCATGCAATGGTGTTCCCAACTGCAAAAATGGCGAAGACGAAAAGTGTG GTCCAGAATGTCATGTCTGTGACGGTTGGTCAAAACTTACAGAACAATGCCATCCCGGTGGATATAAATTTCCACCACATTGTGAGAAGACAACT CAACAATGTGCCACTACTATTAAACGTAACAAACGAGGTAAATTATCCTACTCTATCGGATGCAAGAGCAAAAAG GATTGTGAGAAGGCTGGTCCAGCTCGTTGCAAAAAAGACCCTGTAAAGATTGGTAAGGGTGAAAAGTGTACAATTTGTTGTGAAGGAAATTTGTGTAACGACTTCTCAAAAATTCCCAATATCAAAG aGGACTAA